The Candidatus Stygibacter australis nucleotide sequence TTCCCTATCTCACCCATAACAACTTAGCACTATCTAACAAAAAAATGTCACTACGTGCTAAGTTGTTGTTGGCTGATATCACTTTTTAGTTAATTTATATGTGGGGGATGCTTGAGAAAGCATCAAGAAATAGTTTTAAATAAGGTGGAAAAGATGAAAAATCTATCAGGTAAGACTGTGATCGATTTCGTGCAGCGGAATTTTGAAGTGCATGGCGAATTTGAAGGCACTGTGTATCGCACCAAACGAAACGGCACACAGGAACATTATCCCTATGACCCGGTATCATACTATCAGCGTACTCCGCTGGTGATCAGAAATGAAGCTATCAGGCGCTTTGCTGCTATGGTTTCCAATCCAAGGCTGGCTGATTATAAGTCTGTAATCAAAAAACTCAATTATTACACGCCGTATATCCTGAACCCCGGAGCACAGAAATTCCTCGGTGAAACGGCGTTTTATGTACGTCAGCGGGGTGATTATGAATTACGCTGGCAGGGCATGCCAATGGGCTTTCATCAGACTATCGCACCACGCACCAGGGTGGAATTGAGCTTTCATGCAGAAGGCGAGTTTGGGCTGGATTGCTATTTTCAGGATGAATTATATTGCCAGCGAAATTTTATCATCACCTCCGGCGATCTGGATGCAGCTTATGAAATCTGGCTGACAGCAAATCTGGAACATATTCTAAGCCTGCCTGAACCCGAATATGAGAGCATAAAGACCTATCGCAGAGGACTGCGCAGCAAAGTGAACTGGATCACTGCCATGTCCGGGAAATACCATGAAGAAGTAGCCTATGAAGTCCCAGATTACAGCTATAAAGACAGCAAGCGTGAAAATCCCTGGCTCTATCACCGGCGAAGGTATGACCACATTGTGAACCCGCAAACACTCTATTTTAATAATAAGATAAAAGAAATAGCTATAGAATGGCAAACACTTTCGCAAAATGAGCGTGATGAATGGAATCAAAGAGCCGCGAGGTACCAGAAACAACGATTAACAGGCTTTAATTTATATACCAGGGAGGTATTAAGTTAAGACGGGCAGATTGGGAACTACGAGCACCAGCTCGTAGAAATTGAAGAGCTACGAGCTGATGCTCGTAGTTCCAGGAAAAACTGGAGCCCTGATCGCCAGAAGTCATGCCCGGAATACCGTTCATAACTTCTGCTTAGTTTGTGGTTGATTGAGCATGAATAATCTTATTAATGAGCTTTGAAAGGGACACCCGACGAAAAAGCTGCTGTGTATAATTACTAGATTGCAACTGATATGTGTGCTTTGTTGTTCTGGCACTATATTTCTTTAGCAATATTACCAGATTATAGGCAGGTCACTTTCGAGTCAATCCAAAGTTTATTTCGACTAAATTCGAGAGTTTTGATTGTGCTATCTTTATGGTGAAAAAGATAAGCAAAATTATTTGCATGATATCAAACATATAAGGTTGAAAGAATTAACTTGACTAATTACACTTAATTCAAGGTTGTAAATGCTAAATAAAGTTTCGGGGAGTATAAATGAAATTAAGAATATTTCTGGCAGCCCTGCTATTGCCAGCGGCAGCCTTGATGTGTATTACTATTGATATAACCGATTTTGATCAAGCAACTAATAATCCTGTAATATTGCAGCCAGGATCACCATCATTACCTTATATAAGCGTAAAATACCTTTTACCTATGGGCGAACTCGCTGATAATGTAACTGTTAATTATTCGGGTGAGATACAAGAACTTGAGCGGAATATTGAGCCTGTTCAACAGCCTCAGCCATTTTCTCAGGAATATGTGGTAACCACTCCGGCAGACCAGTCAATTTATGGCAGATCTGCTATCTATCCCTCTACTGGTTATAAGATGGTGGGCAGTCAACGTCAAAATGGTTATGATATACTATATATTCATTTATATCCCTGGCGTTATAATCCTCAGGCAGAAACAATTACCTGGCAGGAACAGGCAGAAATTGAGATCACAACTCATTTTGATGAAGCTGTCTATGAAGCTCAGTCAAGAATGCTGCTGACCAAAAATGAATCAATCTTCCAGGGACAGGAGATCTATAATACTGAAGCCAGAAGCAGTTATCAGAAAACCGAGAGTTATCTGAGCCGATCTCTGGCGGACCCATCTGAGCCTTACAGCATGGTCCTGATCACCAGTATGGAAACCAGTGAATGGTTTACAGATTATCTAAGCTGGAAATTAGATCATGGACTGGAAACAGGCGTTTTCTATACCGAAGATATTTATGACGAATATGAAGGTGCAAATAACCAGGCAAAGATAAAAAACTTTATTAATGATGCTTATATGACGTGGTCTATGACCGATAATCCTTTGGAATATGTGATATTAGGTGGTGATGATGAGATAATTCCCATACGCGGTATTTATATCAATGCCGGCGGAACAATAGATAACAACCTGCCCTGCGATCTTTATTATTCCTGCCTTGATAATGACTGGGATGGTAATGAGAATGGAGTTTATGGTGAAGTGGAAGACGATGTTGATCTGGTTCCTGAGCTTGCTATCAGCCGATTACCGGTAGATAATGCACAGGATATGATAAACTGGTTAAATAAAGTAACACATTACGTGGATGATAATACCTATTCCAATAATATCTGCACTATGGTAGGAGAATTTCTTTGGGGAAATCCTGACACCTGGGGTGGAGATTCCATGGATCTATTACTGGAAGATATGGATGAGCCATTTCACCTGCAGACCTTATATCAACGTGATGGCACCTATAGCGAGTATGGCGTAACAGTTGCTATTAATGAAGGATTAGGATTTTTGAATCATCTGGGACATGCTAATGAAGGATTTGTTTTCGGGCAGACTCGTCCCAGTGCAGCAGATTATTATAATACCGAGTTTGGTTTTGGCTATTCACAGGGCTGTTATCCGTCAGCATTTGATGAAGCTACGGGTCAAGCCAGTGAAAGTATAGCGGAAAATTTCATCATCAGACCCGGTGGATTCTTTGAATTTATAGGCAATTCACGTTATGGCTGGGGAATACCCGGTCAGCCGGCGAATGGACCTTCACAACGCTATCATCTTCCATTTATCCAGGCAATATTTACCTATGAAATCCGTGAGTTTGGCAAGGCGCTGGCATATAGTCGCGATGTGATGGCTGATGCGGCAATTGAATATTCGCATTTGCGCTGGGTACATTATGAATTGACCTTGATGGGAGATCCATCAATAACATTGAAAGTGCCAGACCCTGATTTCCCCTTTATTCAACCGGAAGAACCTGTATATACAGATACAGAGGGTGATGGCGATGGAGCAATCAATCCGGGTGAAACAATTGAGATAACCATACCTCTTACAGCAAATGCTGACTGGGCAGATGCTCAAGATGTGACTATATATATCCAGTTTGAAGATACAGCAGTAACCACTGAAACTGAATCTATATATTATGGAACGATAGCCTCGGGAGAGACTGTAACTTCTGAACCTATAATTGTGTATGTACCATCTGATTGCAGTTATGATGCCTATCCCTATACTATCACAATTATGGCACCCGTGGGAACGGATAGTGAATTTGAGAAATCATACAGTTTTGATTTTGAAGTATCTATCCAGCAGACGAACTGGCCCTGGTTTCTGGCAGAACGCCTGAGCGTGGCACCAATAATCACTGATCTTGATGATGATGGACAGTTTGATATATTAACCACCACCATGGATGGAGATATGTATGGCATTAACCTGCTTGCTGAAGAGATGGATGGTTTCCCCTGGGCGACAGGTGAAACTATTGAGAATCAAACCTCATTGGGTGATGTTGATAATGATGGTGAAAATGAAATTGTGATGGCAACACGTGTCGGTAATATTTATGCCCGTAATCTGGATGGCACACTTGCTTTTGCCTATCAGCATGATGCTGATCAATTACTCACACCAGTACTTACTGATATGGATGGTGATGGTCTTCTGGAAACCGTTAGTTATGGCATGGATGGAGAATTGATAGTTTTAGATGAGAATGGGGAACTGGAAAATGGCTTTCCACTGCCATTGGGCGTACTTTGTTTTCAGGAAATGGCAGCCGCAGATTTTGATGGAGATGGCGGAACTGAGATTGCCCTGGTTGGATTGGACGGACAACTGCATCTGATCAAATATAACGGGCAGGAGATTGTCGGCTTCCCGGTTGATCTGGGCAGCAATCCCTGCAGCGGAGCTACTATTCTAGATAATCATAATCTGGCATTGGGAACAATGGACGGCAGATTACTGGTGATCTCCCCTACGGGTGAGATAATTGAAGACAGGCAACTGGAAGCCAATATAGTATCAGCACCAATTGCAGCAGATTTTGATGGAGATGAGGACTTGGAACTGGCATTTACAACCGCTTTCGGAGTTGTGTATATCTGCGAGCAGGATGGAACTGATCTTCCTGGCTGGCCCCTGGATATTGAATGCTCAATTTCTCAACCACCTCTGGCAGTTGATATTGATAATGCAAATGGCATTGACCTGATCTGGTTTTCAGCCACAAATACAATTTATGTGTATAGTAATGACGGAACTGAGATAGATTTTTCACCGGTTCCCATAAATTATAATGATAATTTCCCGGCATCAATTGCTGATCTGGATAATGATCTGGATTATGAGATAGTATTCAGCACCAGTAATCGCGTGATAGTGATAGACAGCAAGCTCCGCAAAGGCTCTGATGCCCCCTGGTCAACCTATCGTGGAAATCTTTGCCGCACTGGATATTATGGTGATAATTCGCTTACTGATAATGATGTGGCAGAAGTTGTACCTGCCAGTGATGTACTGCTGCCTAATTATCCTAACCCCTTTAATCCTTTGACGGTGATAAGTTTTGAACTGGCAGAAGCTGCCGATGAAGCTGTGATAGAGATATTCAATATCAAAGGACAAAAGATACTTGATCAGAAATTTGCCAACCCAGTCAGCGGAAGACATCAAATGGTTTGGCAAGGGAATGATAAAGACGGAAAATCTACAGCTTCCGGAGTTTATTTTTACAGGTTAAAAGTTGATAATAAAACTTGCGGCATTCAACGCATGCTGCTCTTAAAATAAGATAAATTTCTTTCTTTCCAAAGAAATAAACCGACCGGACAGGTAACTGTCCGGTTTTTTTTATATTCAATTAACAGCAGGTGATGAAGGAATTTATTTATGAAAAACGAGGATAGACCAGAATCTAACTATTGCACTTGACAAAATTTCCATTAATATAATAATTTAGTAAGAAGTAATGTGAAAATATTCAATTGTACTGACAAAGAGTTTCATAATTTCAATGAATATTTTTCTACACTAATATTATTAATTGCATTAGAAATTCGGCGTAGGTAATAATATTATGCAAATTACAGGAGGAAGAATGAGAGAAAAAATGTGGGGATTACTGATCATACAATTAATTGCAATGTTTATTTATGGAGAGACCTTTTATGTGCCGGAGGATTACACTACCATTCAGGGAGCTATAGACGCTGTGGAAAATGGAGATGTTATCATATTAAGCCCTGGTACATATTATGAAAATATAGATTACAATGGGAAACAAATATTAGTGAGTTCTTTGTTTTATGAAACCTCAGACCCACAATATATATCAGAGACAGTGATAGATGGAGGAGGGAATGATTGTGTGGTTAGAATTCTCGGTGTTGGTGGGTATAACAGTGGATTATCAGGTCTCACGCTATCTAACGGTAATTATTCCCACGGTGGGGGAATCTATCTTTGGGGATCACCAGTAAATCTTTCTAATTTGATAATAACCGGCAATGTGGCGGTGGATGGAGGAGGAATACATTGTGACTGGTCGATGGGAGTATTTATTGATAATGTAATGATCACAAATAATGAAAGCACAGATGACGGAGGAGGAATTTATATAAATTACTCAACCGTAACAATAAACAACAGCATGATTTATAATAACAGTGGCAATAATGGTGGAGGTATATATATAGAAGACGGAATTTTAAACATGAATAATGATTCTGTTTGTTATAACCAGGCAGAGAGGGGAGGAGGAATTCATATACACTGTTCGGATTCAAATATGAATGAGGTAAAGATACTGGGTAATCATGCCACAATAGGGGGTGGCGGGATTTATACCTGGTATTCTGATCCTTATTTAAGCAATGTGATAATTACGCAAAACTCTTCAGATGGAAGAGGAGGAGGCCTGCGTTGTCAGTGTGCATTAACGCCGGTTTTCAGTTCTACGGAATTGTGTGATATTTACCTGAATAATACCAGTTGCAGTTGCTGTGGTAATGATATTTACTCGGATTCTTTTACTTCTGTAATATTAGATACATTTACCGTTATGAATCCTACTGAGTATCATATTCAACCCAGAGATAGTACGCAAATAATAATTCAAAGCGGGAAAATAGAGCAGTACAATCAAGATCTATATGTTTCCACAACAGGGAATAATAGTAATAGTGGACTAAATCCAGCAGATCCCCTGAAGACTATCCAGTATGCATTATGCTCTATCTTACCAGAAGATGGAGATACTTTAAATATCTTTCTGGATGAAGGGTTGTATAGTCCTACAAGTAATGGGGAGCATTTTCCTATAATGCTTCCCAGTTATGTGCATCTGTGTGGGACAGGAATAGAGGAAGTTGTGTTGGATGCAGAGGAAAGCAATCGGGTGATCTGGGAATGGTACGCAGGCAATATCAAGCTTTCAAATTTAACAATTACAGGTGGTAACCAATATTTTGGAGCAGGACTCTATTGCGAAAATACCAGTATAAACCTGGAGAATGTATTGTTTTGTGAAAATATGGCATCTTATTGGGGTGGTGGAATAAATGGAGAATTTTCTGAATTATTTATAAAAGATGTGAGAATTGAGAATAACTATGCAGGAGATACGGGTGGGGGGATATGTTTGAGCCATTGCGTTGAAGTAGAAATGAGCAATGTTTCGATAACAAATAATGAATCTGAATATGGTGGAGGAATTTCAATGTTCTCCTCAGAGCCTGTTTTGAGAGGAGTGAAAATAGCAAATAATCTTGCTACAGCTTATGGTGGGGGAATAAATAGCTACAATTCAGAAGCGATAATGCAGAGGGTAGATATCTGTGGTAATATATCCGAATATACAGGTGGTGGCATGTATTTAGTCGATGATAACTCGATTATGGTAAATGTGACGATCGCAGATAATGAAGCATTTGCGAATGGCGGGGCAATGACCTTAAATCAGGGCTCTCACATAAATATTGTGAATGGAATTCTATGGGGTAATACACCAGATGAAGTATGTTATTGGACACAAAGTGATTTCAATGAAATAAATTTTGCCTATTGTGACGTGCAAGGCGGTATGGAAAATATATTCACTTATGATCATGGACAGGTAAACTGGTTAGGAGAAAACATTGATGCAGATCCTATGTTTTTAAACCCTTTGACAGGAGATTATAATTTGGATTTAGGGTCTCCATGTATCGATACCGGGATTGCATATTTTGAGTATAATGGTCAAATTCTGGCAGATTTGTCAGAAGAAGATTATGAAGGGACAGCACCTGATCTGGGAGCTTATGAATATGGGATGTCTGCAATAGAAACTGATTTTATCATGAAACCTGGATCAGTTATGTACGCTTATCCTAACCCTTTTAATCCACAGACAGTGATAAGTTTTGAGTTGGTAGCACCAGCCGATGAAGCTGTGATAGAGATATTCAATATCAAAGGACAGAAGATACTTGATCAGAAATTTGCAAATCCAATCAGCGGAAAGCATCAGATGGTTTGGCAGGGAATTGATAAAGACGGTAAAGCTACTGCATCAGGAGTTTATTTTTACAGATTAAAGGTTGATAATAAAACTTGCGGCATTCAGCGAATGCTGCTTTTAAAATAAGATAAATTTCTTTCTTTCCAAAAGAAATAAACCGACCGGACAGGTAACTGTCCGGTTTTTTTTATATTCAATTGACAGCAGGTAATGAAGAAATAAATTTTGCTTAATAAACTGTCTGCCTGTTACTTGTACTACCAGACAGACAGCGAGTTCCAGAAATTTCTGAAAATCTTAAAACCACAAAAAACTATGGAGGTTATTTTGAAAAGGATAATAGGTTTAGTGCTTATAGGCTTATTTAATAGCCTATATATCCAATTATGTGGGCAAGATTTGGATTTAGAAAAATCTGACAGTGGAAATAATACAAAATACGAATATCTATTCAAGCTATCATCGGGTATTATGATCGATGCTTCAGGTGGAATAGGTATAAAGTATTCGCAAAATGAAGACTATCAGGAATCAATATTGAACCTGCATTATGGAAAAGGAGGATTCCTGTCAACAAACGAATTATGTGGGATATATTATCAAGGCAATTACTTTGGAAAGAGAATGTATAAAGGGATTTATGGATATTTTCAAATCGGTTTAGATTACATAGTATCACGTGATTTAATCAATTCTATTATACAGAATGGAATAGATGTAAGTTCTATTCATTATAGATTAACAGGCGGTATTGGATACAGCTATATAATTAGTGAAGATGTTTGTTTAAGAATTGATATTGGTGTTGCTAATCGACCAAGTTTAATTAATCTTAGTTTAACAATAGTTTTTTTAGGAGGAAGTGCGTAGAAGCTGTGATAGAGATATTTAATATTAAAGGGCAGAAGATACTTGATCAGAAATTTGCAAATCCAATCAGCGGAAAGCATCAGATGATATGGCAGGGAATTGATAAAGACGGGAGAGCTACTGCGTCTGGAGTATATTTTTACAGATTAAAGGTTGATAATAAAACTTGCGGCATTCAGCGCATGCTGCTATTGAAATAAGATAAATTTCTTTCTTTCCAAAAGAAATAAACCGACCGGACAGGTAACTGTCCGGTTTTTTCTTTATATTTAGGCATCAACCAGTTATTTATTTAAGATTTAGTAAAAGCCCTTATTGATAAATGTAATTTTCAAATTATTCTTTTTCTCATACTGGGAATGATTATTTATGCAGTTGATTTGAATACTGATATAAGTTCGGGTTGGGATACTATCTAAATATTATGTCATGTTAATAAGGTGTTTAACACAATCAATCTTAGTGTCATAATTAGTACATTAACTGAGTTCATTTTATAAACAGAAAAAAACAGTTTATTGTTACATTATTGACATAAATCATATACTGTAATTAATTAAATATAAATATTATATGTATCAAGAATATAAAAGAAAAATAAATGCAAATGTATTTTATTTAATTTAAAAGAGCTAAAATAAATACATAAAAAATTATATAAAATACAAAGAAATATTGCGTGGTGTTGTCACATTTTAGCATTTTCGGGGACTATATATATGGAGGAAAGGATGTCTATTAGCAAATTTATTAATTATACTTTTATGGAAGATGGTAAAAAAATTATTAAATATCCATACTTGTTCAGAGATCACTATAAAAAATTTGATAAGGGGTTTCCTCTCAAATATCCTTAATAAACTGTCTGCCTGGTACTTCTACTACCAGACAGACAGCGAATTCCAGAAATTTCTGAAAATCTTAAAACCACAAAAAACTATGGAGGTTATTTTGAAAAGAATAATATATATACTGATCATGTGCCTTTTTGTTACGGCACTGATGGCAGAAGAAGAAATCGTCTCCCGTAGAACCTTTTTTAGCAAAACCTATGATGTAGAAAATAATCAATACAGGACAAGATTACATAGTAGTCCGATTCATTACCTTAATGAAAATAATAGTCTAATTGATATAGATTTTAACGATGAAAATTGTGATTCGCTGGTTGCCTTAGCTTGGCGACAGTCTTTAGGAAGAGATTATGAATATTTTAATCCTTATGATTGTGATCAAGATAATGGATCAATACAGGCTGGATACTATACATGTAATGATTTAAGTGATTGGTGCCATAAATATTCAAATGGATATTTTGGTCTAATACAAAATTCCGATTATTGGGACGTTGAATTGACTGATCCAAATTATCAAGTGCATTACGTTATTGAAAGAGAATACAATCAATATCACCTTTGGGATGATACCTTATTCAATTATGACGGTTGCTCCATATTGTTCTATAACACTTGCTTGAATATTACAATGAGCCAGGCAACACCCGTTGGACATCTTACTTATGAACGCCTTGAGAATAATAATATGTTTGATATGCCCCCTGTTTTTGCGTTCGAAAATGTTATAGGCTATGGAGATACATTGTTCGTTACCGATGGAATTAATGTAGAATTTGGTCCATCATTTGATAGTAACGATACATTCACTCTGGATTTCGTCCAAGATGTTATTCAAGATAGTAACTTTTTTAACATATCGATTGTTAATGATCAAGCAGGAACAGGTTTAGAAAATGAGCCTAACTATTGCGAAACATCTATTGATATTTACTACAATGTATATTTTTCTGTGTCTGGTACTGTTTCTAATCTACCATTAGATAATTTACCTATTATTCATCTTGAATCTGGTAATTGGTATGACACTGAGATTGTTTCTGAAGATAGTACATATTTTTTTGATAATATACCTTATATATCTGGTGGACGTGACATACATATTTTTTTAACTGATCCTGACTACCCATATCTCTATACATATGAAGATCAGAATTATTATGATGTCACAACTACTCTTACTGATTGTAATTTCGAAGCTATCGATCCAGTATCTATCTCAGGAAGTTTTACCAACTACTCATCAACGCCCATAGAAGATTTGGATATAGGCTTTTATGATGAAGAAGACATTCAACTTAATGAGACTTCAGTGACAAGTACTAACACTTATGAGATTCTTGTTCCGAGTGGCTGTTCAGGTTCATTAATTCCTGATGCTTCCACTTTCAATGTATATCCGGAAGAGCGTACCTATGCAGATTTGACATCCTCAATAACTGGAGAGAATTTTGAGGCTTACCTTGAATCTCAAATATCGCAGATAAGTGGTACTGTTACTTTAACTAATGGAAACGGTAATGTTACTGATGTAATATTGAATATTGCTGATAATGATGGACCAGTTGTAACCTGTAATATTGATGATTCTGGAAACTATGAATTTGAATTAACTCCTGTTAATTATGATGGAAATCCTGAATTCCATTTGAACTTTGAATTGATGCCATTGAATGGAGAAGATTCAGATTATTATAAAGTCCGAAGAGAACTAACTATCGATAATGGTGACGATCATTTAATAGATGTTACTATGAAAGAAATTGATCTAAATAATATTATTGTTGATAGTGATATAATGGTAAATGGGTTTCATGATTTTATATCAGCTATGGATTATGTTCAAGATATAAATCAAGCAATTCTGCCAGATCCAATAAGTTCAAAGATTATCATGTTGAGTGATACTTATGCTGATGAAATGGGAATTCACGGTTTGCAGAGCGCAGATTTAGAAATCATTGGAATTGGAGATTGTGTCATTAATGGACAGGGAGTTCTTGAGCATGGGATTGCCTTTTATGACTGTGATGATGTCAGTTTAACGCTTGATAATCTGGAAATATGTAACTGGGTTGAAGGTGGAATTGTGGAAAGTAGTACTGAACTAACCGATTGTTACCTGACAATACAAAACTGCTATATTCATGATAACATAAGAACAACTCCGGTTCGAGGTGAAAACGGTGGAGGAATTGCTATATTTCATCCTTCAACTATAATTAATAATCAGATCACAAATAATCAGGCACCGATAGCAGGTGGTGGAATTTATATTTCTTCAACTGCAGGTACTTCAATTATTGAAGATAACGAGATAGAAGGAAATATAAGCGATATCGGTGGAGGTATTTATCTCCAAGCTCAAACAGGGAATGAGGATTATGTAGATTACACCATCGAAGGTAATACTATCACGGGTAATGAATTGAACTCAGACACAGCCTCATCTCCTTTAGCTGCGGCAGTATTTGTTCAAAATTCTGCCAATATTTCATTCAAGCACAATATAATAACTGAAACCCCGGGACTTGGTGATATGACCATTGCCTGCGCTTTTCAGCATGTAAATGATCTATTCTGTCATAACAACACTTTCACCGACAACACAACTGTAGCTGCATCTTACTGGGATTTTACTTATCTGGATTTCCGGAATAATATCATTTCCGATAATATCTTCAACTATTCTGAGCCTTATCCGATTCGTATAAATGATGGTGCTTCAGATCCCTACTTGGTAAGATATAATTGCCTATATGGAAACACAAGCAATGAGTTCAATTCCACTATTACAGTCAGCAATACAGTAACTGAAGATCCACACCTTAATACTCAGTTTTATCCTGAATGGAATGCTTCTGTTAAATCATCCTGTATTGATACAGGGCATCCGAATCCTGATAGTGATTCGGATGAATGGTTCTTCGATCCTGATGATCAGGATCCAGACGGATCACGTCAGGATATTGGGGCAAAAACTGCTGTAGAACACTGTAATTCAATTGCTACTCTCCAAGAGAATTTGGCTTACAACTGGATATCCATTCCTGGGATTGATAACTTTGCTGAATCAACTCGCACTAATGATATCGTTAGCTATGTGTTTGATGAATATGAGGATAATGGGCTTTTCGACGTTAGTCCAGAATATTACATTTTAAACAACCTGGAATGGAAATATAATGGAGAGTATGGAAGATTTTATTGGGAAAATGGTCATTTTAATCCAGTTCCAGCAAATGTAAT carries:
- a CDS encoding T9SS type A sorting domain-containing protein, which produces MKRIIYILIMCLFVTALMAEEEIVSRRTFFSKTYDVENNQYRTRLHSSPIHYLNENNSLIDIDFNDENCDSLVALAWRQSLGRDYEYFNPYDCDQDNGSIQAGYYTCNDLSDWCHKYSNGYFGLIQNSDYWDVELTDPNYQVHYVIEREYNQYHLWDDTLFNYDGCSILFYNTCLNITMSQATPVGHLTYERLENNNMFDMPPVFAFENVIGYGDTLFVTDGINVEFGPSFDSNDTFTLDFVQDVIQDSNFFNISIVNDQAGTGLENEPNYCETSIDIYYNVYFSVSGTVSNLPLDNLPIIHLESGNWYDTEIVSEDSTYFFDNIPYISGGRDIHIFLTDPDYPYLYTYEDQNYYDVTTTLTDCNFEAIDPVSISGSFTNYSSTPIEDLDIGFYDEEDIQLNETSVTSTNTYEILVPSGCSGSLIPDASTFNVYPEERTYADLTSSITGENFEAYLESQISQISGTVTLTNGNGNVTDVILNIADNDGPVVTCNIDDSGNYEFELTPVNYDGNPEFHLNFELMPLNGEDSDYYKVRRELTIDNGDDHLIDVTMKEIDLNNIIVDSDIMVNGFHDFISAMDYVQDINQAILPDPISSKIIMLSDTYADEMGIHGLQSADLEIIGIGDCVINGQGVLEHGIAFYDCDDVSLTLDNLEICNWVEGGIVESSTELTDCYLTIQNCYIHDNIRTTPVRGENGGGIAIFHPSTIINNQITNNQAPIAGGGIYISSTAGTSIIEDNEIEGNISDIGGGIYLQAQTGNEDYVDYTIEGNTITGNELNSDTASSPLAAAVFVQNSANISFKHNIITETPGLGDMTIACAFQHVNDLFCHNNTFTDNTTVAASYWDFTYLDFRNNIISDNIFNYSEPYPIRINDGASDPYLVRYNCLYGNTSNEFNSTITVSNTVTEDPHLNTQFYPEWNASVKSSCIDTGHPNPDSDSDEWFFDPDDQDPDGSRQDIGAKTAVEHCNSIATLQENLAYNWISIPGIDNFAESTRTNDIVSYVFDEYEDNGLFDVSPEYYILNNLEWKYNGEYGRFYWENGHFNPVPANVMDLDVRSQKGYKIQMSENADFYHFIEYSGFLPGTSGNPEDNIHIELPVQGEINCTLNEIIDDYEREIWLGYFLEGSLHPMEALEPILENLIMIKARDWALARLPVAGTGSGYTDNWISCAEYPDLAINFGEMVSVIYIGDDDVDFEWGGDDPEPPYVDYYKRDLAEYFEYEDQEDYIPIFVEIDLDCYEEGEKPIEIAIFVEEICKGATVIKESQVQLNAYILNDPTIELKDLEFQLWFPQRNGAMPVEQYAYRDNKTGYFKTEKAIVADCGDFLKVSLRDKDIENGNLPEATCLKGNSPNPFNPETKIEFELANNSLVKLDVFNIKGQHIRSLIKGSLPAARHEVIWNGENNSGQEVSSGVYFYVLQADGLTLSHKMLLLK